The following are encoded together in the Peromyscus maniculatus bairdii isolate BWxNUB_F1_BW_parent chromosome 22, HU_Pman_BW_mat_3.1, whole genome shotgun sequence genome:
- the Gemin6 gene encoding gem-associated protein 6 isoform X1 → MLGAGGPTQGSSSQLVTMSEWTKKSPLEWEDYVYKEVRVIASEKKEYKGWLLTTDPVSANIVLVNFLEDGSLSVTGIMGHSVQTVETVSEADPRVREQLAHLFTSADCKGYSPEDLEKRKNSLKKWLEKNHIPVTEQGDAQRTLCVAGVLTIDPPYAPENCSSSNEIILSRIQDLIQGHLSASQ, encoded by the exons ATGCTGGGCGCGGGCGGGCCGACTCAAGGCAG TTCTAGCCAGCTGGTAACCATGAGTGAATGGACGAAGAAAAGCCCCTTAGAATGGGAAGACTACGTCTATAAAGAAGTCAGAGTGATAGCCAGTGAGAAGAAGGAGTATAAAGGATGGCTTTTAACCACAGACCCAGTCTCTGCCAA catTGTCCTTGTGAACTTCCTTGAAGATGGCAGCTTGTCTGTGACTGGGATTATGGGACACTCTGTGCAGACGGTGGAAACGGTGAGTGAAGCAGACCCCAGGGTAAGGGAGCAGCTGGCACATCTGTTCACATCTGCAGATTGTAAAGGGTACAGCCCCGAGGatctggaaaagagaaagaacagcctAAAGAAGTGGCTGGAGAAGAACCACATCCCGGTCACCGAACAGGGAGATGCACAAAGGACTCTCTGTGTGGCTGGGGTCCTGACGATTGACCCACCATATGCTCCTGAAAACTGCAGCAGCTCCAATGAGATCATTCTGTCCCGCATTCAGGATCTTATTCAAGGCCATCTTTCAGCTTCCCAGTGA
- the Gemin6 gene encoding gem-associated protein 6 isoform X2 yields the protein MSEWTKKSPLEWEDYVYKEVRVIASEKKEYKGWLLTTDPVSANIVLVNFLEDGSLSVTGIMGHSVQTVETVSEADPRVREQLAHLFTSADCKGYSPEDLEKRKNSLKKWLEKNHIPVTEQGDAQRTLCVAGVLTIDPPYAPENCSSSNEIILSRIQDLIQGHLSASQ from the exons ATGAGTGAATGGACGAAGAAAAGCCCCTTAGAATGGGAAGACTACGTCTATAAAGAAGTCAGAGTGATAGCCAGTGAGAAGAAGGAGTATAAAGGATGGCTTTTAACCACAGACCCAGTCTCTGCCAA catTGTCCTTGTGAACTTCCTTGAAGATGGCAGCTTGTCTGTGACTGGGATTATGGGACACTCTGTGCAGACGGTGGAAACGGTGAGTGAAGCAGACCCCAGGGTAAGGGAGCAGCTGGCACATCTGTTCACATCTGCAGATTGTAAAGGGTACAGCCCCGAGGatctggaaaagagaaagaacagcctAAAGAAGTGGCTGGAGAAGAACCACATCCCGGTCACCGAACAGGGAGATGCACAAAGGACTCTCTGTGTGGCTGGGGTCCTGACGATTGACCCACCATATGCTCCTGAAAACTGCAGCAGCTCCAATGAGATCATTCTGTCCCGCATTCAGGATCTTATTCAAGGCCATCTTTCAGCTTCCCAGTGA